Proteins encoded in a region of the Triticum dicoccoides isolate Atlit2015 ecotype Zavitan chromosome 3A, WEW_v2.0, whole genome shotgun sequence genome:
- the LOC119269586 gene encoding ras-related protein Rab11C-like, protein MAHRVDNEYDYLFKIVLIGDSGVGKSNILSRFTRNEFCLESKSTIGVEFATRTLQIEGKTVKAQIWDTAGQERYRAITSAYYRGAVGALLVFDITKRQTFDNVQRWLRELRDHADANIVVMMVGNKSDLNHLRSVPEEDSQAFSETEGLSFLETSALEAINVEKAFHTVLSEIHQIVSKKALAAQESAAANGRSMQGTTINVAESSANAKGSCCSS, encoded by the exons ATGGCGCACCGGGTGGacaacgagtacgactacctcttcAAGATCGTGCTCATCGGCGACTCCGGCGTCGGCAAGTCCAACATCCTCTCCCGCTTCACCCGCAACGAGTTCTGCCTCGAGTCCAAGTCCACCATCGGCGTCGAGTTCGCCACCCGGACCCTCCAG ATAGAAGGAAAGACTGTGAAGGCACAGATATGGGACACGGCTGGTCAGGAGAGATACCGTGCAATTACTAGTGCATATTACAGGGGTGCTGTTGGAGCACTCCTAGTCTTTGACATAACAAAGaggcagaccttcgacaatgttcaGAGGTGGCTCCGTGAGCTCCGGGATCATGCAGATGCCAACATTGTTGTCATGATGGTTGGGAACAAGTCAGACTTAAACCACTTACGATCGGTTCCTGAGGAAGACAGCCAAGCATTCTCTGAGACAGAAGGTCTGTCGTTCCTTGAGACATCTGCACTGGAGGCAATCAATGTGGAGAAGGCATTCCATACTGTGCTGAGTGAAATTCACCAGATTGTAAGCAAAAAAGCACTTGCAGCACAGGAGTCTGCTGCTGCCAACGGCCGTTCAATGCAAGGAACGACTATTAACGTTGCTGAATCATCCGCCAACGCAAAAGGTTCTTGCTGTTCCAGTTGA